A window of the Lactuca sativa cultivar Salinas chromosome 5, Lsat_Salinas_v11, whole genome shotgun sequence genome harbors these coding sequences:
- the LOC111891714 gene encoding dehydrodolichyl diphosphate synthase 2, with translation MLSLSLSSPNPRYCLSNPFSLVTNNPRLHVFTNDQYAGVGITSPEEPIVTPVGLHRELMPKHVAVIMDGNRRWARSRGLMPQAGYLAGVGALKVVVDLCRKWGIQVLTVFAFSSDNWLRPKVEVDFLMRLLESTLKDEVASMSRDEIRVSVIGDISKLPPSLRDFITHCENTTKNNSRLNLVIAINYSGKYDIVQACQSICQKVKDGEVEPEEINEFMIDNELCMKLIRFPDPDLLIRTSGEIRVSNFFLWQLAYTELYFTETLWPDFGEDELLRAFHTFQQRRRRYGG, from the exons ATGCTATCTCTTTCCCTTTCCTCGCCCAATCCTCGCTATTGCCTTTCAAACCCCTTCTCTCTAGTAACCAACAACCCCCGTCTTCATGTATTCACCAACGACCAATATGCCGGAGTTGGAATCACTTCGCCGGAGGAACCGATTGTTACTCCGGTGGGACTCCATCGCGAGTTAATGCCGAAGCACGTTGCAGTCATCATGGACGGAAATAGGAGATGGGCTCGGTCGCGAGGATTGATGCCCCAGGCGGGCTACTTAGCCGGTGTCGGAGCATTGAAGGTCGTGGTGGATCTGTGCCGTAAGTGGGGAATACAAGTTCTTACAGTCTTCGCCTTCTCATCTGACAACTGGTTAAGACCCAAA GTTGAAGTCGATTTCTTAATGAGACTGCTTGAAAGCACATTAAAAGATGAAGTTGCTTCTATGTCGAG GGACGAAATCCGAGTTTCTGTCATTGGAGACATATCTAAGCTTCCACCGTCATTACGAGATTTCATTACACATTGTGAGAACACCACGAAGAACAATTCACGACTCAATCTTGTTATAGCGATTAATTACAGTGGGAAGTATGATATCGTCCAAGCTTGTCAAAGCATCTGCCAAAAAGTCAAAGATGGTGAGGTTGAACCTGAAGAAATCAATGAGTTTATGATCGATAATGAACTTTGTATGAAGTTGATACGGTTTCCAGACCCTGATCTTCTTATTCGGACAAGTGGGGAGATTAGAGTGAGCAACTTCTTTTTGTGGCAATTGGCATATACTGAACTATACTTCACTGAAACCCTTTGGCCGGATTTTGGAGAAGATGAACTTCTACGTGCTTTTCATACTTTTCAACAGAGACGGAGACGATATGGGGGATGA